CTCCTCCGGGGGCGCCTTCTTCGCGGCCGGGATGAGCACCGAGGTGCTCAAGCCCGTGATCATGGTGGTGCTGCTGGGCGTGGCCGCCTTCGTGATCCTGCGGCCCGCCTTCGGCACCGCCCCGGCGACCGGCCCGGCCTCACCGCGCCGGATCCTCGCCGCGATCGGCCTCGCGGGCCTGGGCATCGGCTTCTACGACGGCCTGATCGGCCCCGGCACCGGGACGTTCCTGGTCCTCGCTCTGACCGCCGTGCTCCACCTCGACCTCGTCACCGCCTCCGCGACCGCGAAGATCGTCAACTGCTGCACCAACGCCGGCGCGCTCGCCACCTTCGCCTGGCAGGGCACCGTCCTGTGGCAACTGGCCGCCGTGATGGCTGTCTTCAACCTCGCGGGCGGCACCCTGGGAGCTCACACGGCCCTGAAGAAGGGCAGCGGCTTCGTCCGGGTCGTCCTGCTGACGGTGGTGTTCTCCCTGGTGGTGAAACTCGCGTACGAACAGTGGCTGGCCTAGGGCAACTCGATGAACGGCCAGGTGAACGGTCGCGCTCTTGTCGTGGGCGGCAGACAGAGCGGGTGCACATTGCCGGGGCCAGGCATTGTGACGGTTGGAAAACGATGACAGCGTCTGCACCGGTGCGATCAAGAAGAGGCACATGGTCCCGTTGCTTGCGGTCGTCGATATGGCGATCGTGCTCGTCATAGGGGGTGCAGTGGCCCTGCTCACTGTTCGGGATGCTCGTCGTCGGGCAGCATCAGCTGCGGCATACGTCATCGCGGTCGGGGTGCACCTGGGAGTCGCGGGGCTGGCGGCCGGGGGAGCGCTCTTCATCGTCCTCGGCTGGGATTCCGTGGTACAACCCGTGGTCGGCGTGGTCCTGCTCGCGCTCGCCGGCTACCTGTGGCCCCGCCCGGCTAAACCGGCACCCGGCCGACTCGTGCTGGAACGGACGCAGGCAGTAGAGCTGTTCGCTCTGCTGGACCGGATTTCCCACGCGGCCGGAGTGCGGCGAATCGACGTCGTTCAGCTCGACACGCGCTTCTCGCTGAGAGTCGCCGCCTTCGGCGTCAGGCGCAGGAGGGTATTGGTCCTGGGCTATCCGCTGTGGGTGGTGACCGGATGGCAACAGCGGATGGCAGCCATCGCGCACGCTCTGGTGCGCCAGGCCCACGACATCCGTAGCGATGCGGTGATCGAAACTGCCGTCGAAACCCTGTGCAGGGCATCGCATCTGGCCGGCAGGCCATCCTCGTCGGACGATGCCGCCGATCAACTGCTGAGGCCGTCTGCGCTGTCCCGCTACGGCGACGAAATGACCACTGCTGCCGGCAAGTTCGCCTCTCGTACCCGAGCCCTGGACTGGGCACTGTGGGTGCCTGGACTGATCGCTCGCGGCACGAAGTGGCTCCTTCTGAGGGCCACCCGATCCGCGGTTCGCGATGCCGAATGTCGGGCTGACGTTCTCGCTGCCCGCATCGTGTCTCCCTCAGCGGCCGCAGCGGCAGCGCCGGACCGAGATCTTGTCCGTAGGGTCGCCGTCGAGATGCATCGCCTGGCGGTCACCTTCCGCACCTTCCCTCCTCGTGACAGGCGCAGTGCCGTGGAGGGCTACTGGGGAGCGGTCGGTCAATACGCGAAGACCCAGCAGCTCGGACCGAACGAGTCCGTCGGACCCGATGCCGAGACCGGGGTGCCGCTCCCTGACCGGGCCGCGGCAGACGCCATACAGCGTGAACTTCGCCAAGCTGCCGATGTCCTGGCCGAGACCGTCCTCCAAGGCGATCACACAGTCGGGGTGGCACCCGCGGAGAACCTCCCCTAGCGCCTCCCTCGGCATGGAGGCGGGAGAACATCCTGGGGCCGTGTGAGGAGCGGTCAGCGGCTGCCGGTCAGGTGCGCGAACACGACGACGTTGCCCCGGTACCCGGTCGTCCGTGAGTAGCCGCCGCCGCAGGTGATCACCCGCAGTTCGGGGCGGGCCGCGGGGCCGTACACCTTCTCGTCCGGGAAGCCCTTCGCGTCGTACACCTCGACGGCGTAGACGGAGAACAGGGCCGTGCCGCCGTCGCGGCGGGCCACCTCGATCGTGCTGCCCTTGCGCAGGGCACCGAGGCGGTAGAAGACCGCGGGCCCGTCGGCGTCGTCGACATGGCCGGCGACGATCGCGGTGCCCGTCTCACCGGGCGTGGTGCCGGCCTCGTACCAGCCGGCGAGGTTCTCCCGGCCGGCGGGCGGGACGTCGAGGCTGCCGTTCCGCGTCAGGCCGAGGCCCATGAGGGGGGCGTCGACGCGGATCGACGGTATGCGTATGCGGTCGGGCGGGGAGGGCGCCAGCGCGAGCGCGGCGGCGTGCAGCGGGTCGCGCGGGCCGGTGCGCGGGCCGCCGCTCCCGGTGTCCGGCAAGGCGGCCCCGGCCTGCGCCGGCGACGGCTGCGGCGGGGCGTGGGTCTCGCCGCCGCTGTGCAGCAGCCAGGCGCCGCAGCACACGGCAAGGACGGTGGCGGCGGCTATCGCGGCGTCACCGACGCTCCTTCGACCGCGCACGCGAGCCTCCCGTGACTCTCCTCGGACCACCCGTTCCCCCTCCGGGCCGCGAGGGGCGTCGGACCCGGAGGGGGAGGGGACGTGCGGTACCGGCGGACGGACAGCGGAGGGTGTCCGTCAGATCCCGTCGCCTCTCGCCCGGCGATGCAGGAGCCAGGTACCGCCCGCGGCGGCGACGGCGAGAGCCGCCACGCCGGCCGCGGTCTGCACGGGGTCGCGGCCAAGAGCTCCGCCGACCCCCGTCTTCACACTTCCTCTCGGAGGCACCTGCTGCCCGCTCGCCGGCGTCAGCGTGACCACCAGGTCGCCCGCGATCCGTTTGCCGCCGTCGGCGCAGGTCGCGACGATCTCGTACGTCCCCGGCTGCGCGCTCGGCGGCACCCGGAACCGTCCGCTCGCCGCCCGCTCCCGCGGCGCCAGCGTGAACGAACCGGCACCGACCGCGCTGGCGTCGCCCGCCGCACCGCCGTCCCGGCACGCGGTCGTGTCCACCGTGACCTGCTCGCCCGGATCGACCGACGCCGGGCGCAGCTCCAGGCCGTCCGCGTCGGTGCCGTACGCCGGTGCGACGAGGGTCGCCAGGGCGCCGAGGGCCAGTGCGGTCCCGGTCAGCAGACGGGCGGTACGACGCATCGATGCTCCTCCGAGCGCAACGGACCCACGGCCCGCGACACCCCCATGTGCCGCCGTCGGCCGAGCCCTGCCCTTCCGAGGAAAGGCCCGGCACGGCGAGCGCGCTCCCCGAGAGCACGCCGAAAGAGGGGTTGCCGGGCGCCCGAAGCGAGCGGAAGGACCCGCGTACGGCACCGTTTCAGCAGGTCATCGGGGCGGGACGAGGGTGGCGTGAAAGAGATTCGGTTGGGTGCGGCGCCGGGGTGTGAACGGGTGACGGAATCAGCCGGACACGTGGCCCGGGTGGGCCTGCGCCAGTACCTCCGCGACCGCCCGCCGCCCCACGGACGCCAGCACCGGATTCGTACCGTTTCCGCAGGTGTCGCCGTAGTGGTGCTCCGCCATCAGGCCGAAGCACAGCGCCCACCCCCGGCCGCGGGCCCAGGTCGCCTCGTCGACGTCGGCCGCCGCACGGAACACCTCGCGCGCCTCGGCGTCGAAGACCGCCCACGCGGCGATGGTGTCGGCCGCCGGGTCACCGACCCCGAGGCCGCCGAAGTCGATGACGGCGGTGAGCCGGCCGGCGGAGGTCAGCAGGTTGCCCGGGAGGAGGTCGCCATGGAGCCAGACCGGGGCGTGGTCCCACTGGGGGAGACGGAGGGCGTCCTCCCAGACCGCGGTCGCGGCCGGGGCGTCCAGCGTGCCGGCGGCGCCCAGGTCGCGGATCGCGGCGCGTACATGGGCGTCGTTCTTGCGCACCGGACCGCCCCGCCAGGACGGCGGACCGCCGGCCGCGTCCACCTTCCGCAGCGCCGCCACGAACCGGCCCAACTTATCGGCAGCCTCCGCCAGTTCGGTCAGCGGCGCGTCGTGGGCGTTCTCGCCGTCGAGCCAGCGGTACACACCCCACGGCAGTGCGTAGCCGGCGCCCGGCGCGCCCTTCGCCAGCGGTACCGGGACGGCCAGCGGAAGACGCGGCGCCAGGCGCGGCAGCCAGCGGTGCTCGGTGTCGACCTGCCGGGCCCCGCCGGGCAGCCGCGGCAGCCGTACGACCATGTCGTCGCCCAGCCGGTACATCGCGTTGTCGGTCCCGGCGGAACGGACCCGCCGCACCGCCAGCCCGCCCCACTCCGGGAACTGCTCCGCGACCAGCCGCCCGACCAGCGCCGCGTCGATGTCCAGCTCATCGGCGCGCATCTTCCCGACGAACGACTCACGACCGGACGACATACGGCTCCATCATGGCTGGGCAGGACCGTGCCAACCTAGGGGCGCGGGGAACTGCGCGACCAGCCATTTACGACCCGCACCCGGCCGCGCAGCCCACCCCCACCCCCTGTCCCCAGCGTCAGCCCACGTTCACCGCGCTCCAAGCCGCGGCGACCGCACGCTCCTCCGCACTCCCGGCCCCGTACAGGTCCTTGGCCGCGCTGAGCGTCGCCGTCCGCGCCCCCGCGTACTTCGTCGAGGACGTCATGTAGACGGTCAGCGCCCGGTACCAGATCTTCCCGAGCTTGTCCCGCCCGATCCCGCTCACCGAAGACCCGTCACAGGTGGGGGAGTTGTAGCTCACCCCGTTCACCGTCCGCGCCCCGCTGCCCTCGGCCAGCAGATACGCGAAGTGGTTGCCGACCCCCGACGAGTAGTGCACGTCCAGCTGCGCGGTCGACGTGCTCCAGCAGTCCACCGAGACCCCGTCCCTCGACGGCTTGTCCATGTACCGCAGGGCATCGCGCCCGAGCCCCGACCGGACGACCTTCTCGCCGATCAGATAGTCCCCGGGATCCGAGGAGTTGCCGGCGTGGAACTCCACCAGCGACCCGAAGATGTCGGACGTCGCCTCGTTCAGTCCGCCGGACTCGCCCGAGTACGTCAGCGCCGCCGTCTTCGACGTCACGCCGTGCGACATCTCGTGCCCGGCGACGTCCAGCGACACCAGCGGACCGAGCTGGGTGCCGTCACCGTCGCCGTACGTCATGCAGAAGCAACTGTCGTCCCAGAAGGCGTTGTTGTAGGCGTTGCCGTAGTGCACACGGTTGAACGAGCCCTTGCCGTCGCCCCCGATGCCGTTGCGGCCGTGGACGTCCCGGTAGTAGTCCCACGTCGCGTCCGTGCCGTACTGCGCGTCCACCGCGGCCGTCGAGCGGTCGGCCGAAGCCCCGGTGCCCCAGTGGTTGTCGGCGTCGGTGAAGACCGTCGCGGGCGCGCGGTCGAGGCAGATGGTCAGGATGCACAGGTCGGTCTTGTTCGCCGCGTCACCCGTGTAAGTGCCGCCGCGCGTCGCGTCCTTGAGCTGGTACGACGACCCCGACGCCGTCGTCTGCAGCGGCACCGTGCCCGCGTACAGCGACTTGCCGTCACCGGACGCCGTCTCGATGCTGTCCCACGCGTCGATCTGCCTGCCCGTGCCGGCGTCGGTCAGCACGGTCCGGGCGACCGGGTTGCCGAGAGAGTCCTGGGCGACCGCGTCGGTCCGCCAGGCCAGCTTCGGGGTGCCGTGCAGGGCGTCGACGACCAGCTCGGGCCTGGAGGTGAGCTTCTTGAGCGTCTCGCCGACGTTCACGGCACGCAGGGCGGTCGCGGCGAGGTCGGCGGCCCGGGGGCCGGAGACCCCGGGCGACACGCTCTTCAGGGAGATGGGGCGCGCGACGGCGCGGGAGGCGCCGCGGTACGTGCCGTCCTTCTTCAGATGCACGACGAAGTCGCCCCCGAGCACGGGGAGTCGGTGATACGTCCGGTCGTAGCGGACGTGCTGTGCGCCGTCCGAGTCCACCACCACGTCCCGGACGCGGGTGTCCTGTGCGGCCGTCAGGCCCAGGCTCCCCGCGACGTCGGAGAGGACCGAGGCCGCGTTCTCCACGGCGTCGGCCCTGCTGGGCGGTTCGTCCGCGCCGGCGGTGGGGGTGAGGACGGCGGCCAGCAGGCCGGCGACGGCGACCGCGGTGCCCGCGGCGGCAAGTCGGGAACGTCGGATGTGCGGCCGTATTCGGCTCATCGGTCTCCTTGAACTGGGCGGATGCTCGGGAGCTGACCCAGATTCAAGGGGGCGTGAACAGGCTGTGGCCAGGGTGAATACGTGGAGGTGTGTGAGAGGAGAGAATCGTTTCCGTGACCCTCTCTCCTCGACTCCCGTTCTTCGTCTACGGCACCCTGCGGCCCGGTGAGCCCAACCACGACCTGTTCCTGCGGGGGCGCGTGCGCGCGGAGGAGCCGGCGCGGATGGAGGGGGCGGTGCTGTACGACGGACCGGGTTACCCGTACGTCGTCGAGGAGGTGGGCGGGGGCGGCGTCGTGCACGGCGACCTGGTCACCGCTCGCCCCGAGGAGTACCCGGCCCTGCTGACCGCCCTCGACCTGCTGGAGGAGTACGCCCCGGGAGACCCCCGGAGCCTCTACGAGCGCGTCGCCCGCCAGGTGCTCCGCGAGACCGACGGAACTGCCGTACGGGCATGGGTGTACGTGGCCGCCCCGACTGTCGCGACCCGGCTACGGACCCGGGGCGCCCCGATCCCGAGCGGGGACTGGGGGCGGCGCTGAGCGGGGGCGTTACGACTCGGCCGGCTCCACCCGTACCGCGCACGTCTTGAATTCCGGCATTCGGGATGTCGGGTCCAGTGCCGGGTTGGTCAGGGTGTTGGCGCGGCCCTCGCCCGGCCAGTGGAAGGGCATGAAGACCGTGTCGGGGCGGATGGCGGTCGTGATGCGGGCGGGGGCCACCGCGCGGCCCCGGCGTGAGATCACGGCCAACGGGTCGCCGTCGGCCGCTCCGAGCCGGGCCGCCAGCCGGGGGTGGAGCTCCACGAAGGGGCCCGGCGCCGCGCTGTTCAGTTCGTCGACGCGTCGGGTCTGGGCGCCGGACTGGTACTGGGCCACGACCCGTCCGGTGGTGAGAAGGACCGGGTACTCGTCGTCGGGTTCCTCGGCGGCCGCCCGGTGCGAGACGGGCGCGAACCTCGCGCGTCCGTCGGGGGTGGCGAAGCGGTCGAGGAAGAGACGGGGCGTGCCGGGGTGCGGTGCCGCGTCGGCATCGTGGTCCTGCGCGGGGTCGTCGGGTCCGGCGTCCAGTGAGGCGTCCTCGGAGTCGCCCGCGTCGTCGGCCGCCCCCGTCGCCGCCGGACACGGCCAGAACACCCCGTTCTCCTCCGCCAGCCTCCGGTACGTGATCCCCGAATAGTCGGCCGGCCCGCCCGCGCTCGCCCGCCTCAGCTCCTCGAAGACCTCCTCGGCGTCGGTCGGGAAGCCCTTCTCCAGCGCACGTTCCCCACCCAGCCGTGCCGCGAGCTCGTGCATGATCTCCAGGTCGCTGCGGACCCCCTCCGGCGGGGTGACCGCCCGGCGGCGCAGCAGGACCCGGCCCTCCAGGTTGGTCGTCGTGCCCGTCTCCTCCGCCCACTGCGTCACCGGCAGGACGACGTCCGCGAGCTCCGCCGTCTCCGACAGCACGACGTCGCACACGGCGAGGAAGTCGAGGGACTTGATGCGCTCCTCGATGTGCGCGGCCCGCGGCGCCGACACCACCGGGTTGGAGCCCATCAGCAGCAGGGACTTGATGTCGGTGCCGAGCGCGTCCAGCAGTTCGTAGGCGCTGCGCCCCGGACCGGGCAGGCTGTCCGGGTCCACGCCCCACACCTCGGCGACATGCCGGCGCGCCACCGGGTCGTCCAGCTTGCGGTACCCGGGCAACTGGTCGGCCTTCTGGCCGTGTTCGCGCCCGCCCTGCCCGTTGCCCTGCCCGGTCAGGCAGCCGTATCCGGACAGCGGCCGGCCCGCCCGCCCCGTCGCCAGGCACAGGTTGATCCAGGCGCCCACGGTGTCGGTGCCCTTGGACTGCTGCTCGGGTCCGCGCGCGGTCAGCACCATGGCGTGCTCCGGCTCGCAGAACATCCGTACGGCCTCCCGGAGCTGCGGTACGGGCACCCCCGTGATCCGCTCCACGTACTCCGGCCAGTGCGCCATCGCGGCGGCCCGCGCGTCCTCCCAGCCGGCCGTGCGCTCCTGGACGTACTCCTCGTCCACCCGCCCCTCGGCGACGACCAGGTGCAGCAGGCCGAGGGCGAGCGCGAGGTCGGTGCCGGGGCGCGGGGCCAGGTGCAGATCGGCCTGCTCGGCGGTCCGCGTGCGGCGCGGGTCGACGACGATCAGCGTGCCGCCGTTCTCCCGCAGCTCGGTGAAGTAGCGCAGCGAGGGCGGCATCGTCTCCGCGGGGTTGGAGCCGACGAGGATGACGCAGCCGGTCCTCGGGATGTCCTCCAGCGGGAACGGCAGCCCCCGGTCCAGGCCGAACGCCTTCATCCCCGCCGCGGCCGCCGACGACATGCAGAAGCGGCCGTTGTAGTCGATCTGCGAGGTGCCGAGCACGATCCGCGCGAACTTGCCGAGGCCGTACGCCTTCTCGTTCGTCAGGCCGCCCCCGCCGAAGACACCGCACGCGTCCGGGCCATGTTCCGTACGCGTGCGGTGCAGGCCCTTCGCGACGCGGTCGAGCGCCTCGTCCCACGTGGCCGGCACGAGCGTGCCGCCCGACCGCACCAGCGGCGAGGTCAGACGGACGCCCGGGGCCAGCACCGCGGCAGCCGTACGGCCCTTGCCGCACAGCGCTCCCCGGTTCACCGGGAAGTCCGGGCGCTCGACCACCGCGACACCCCCGTCCTGCTGGGGCGTGAGGTTCATTCCACACTGCAGGGCGCAGTACGGGCAGTGGGTGGGCGTCGCGGAGTTCTGCATGCCCTTCAGCGTGCTTCCGGCGTGTTACGCCCGCGACGGCCCCCTGTTACACGGCCGGGACGGTGCCCTCCCCGCCACCGCCACGCCGTCGTGAGCTTCGCTGTGGTGCCGTGGCGCGGGTTGTCGGTCGTCCGCCGCTCCGTCGTGGCCGGTCGCGCAGTTCCCGCGCCCCTTGAGGGCGCTGCCCTGCCGCCGGCGCGAGGCCGTCCGTTCCGGGCGCCGCTACCGCCGCGCGGCCAGCGCGTTCGCGACCCCCGGCTCCTCGCGCCCGAGGAAGTGCGGGTCCGGCTCGAAGACGGCGTCCAGGGCGGCCTTGCCGGCCGCGAGGATCTCCCGGGTGCCGCCGTAGTACCAGGTCATGTCGTGCTTGTCCTGCACCCCGACGCCGTACGACGCCACCCCGGCCTCCTCGCACAGCGCGACCGCCCGCCGGATGTGGAAGCCCTGGCTGATCAGCACCGCCTCGTGCACGCCGAAGATCTTCCTGGCCCGGACGCAGGAGTCCCAGGTGTCGAAGCCCGCGTAGTCGCTGACGATGTGCGCGTCCGGCACCCCGTGCCTGGTCAGATACGTGCGCATGGCGTCGGGCTCGTCGTAGTCCTTGCGGCTGTTGTCGCCGGTGACCAGGACCACCTTGATCCGCCCCGCGCGGTACAACTCGGCCGCCGCGTCCAGCCGGTGGGCGAGATAGGGGGAGGGCTCGCCGTCCCACAGCCCGGCGCCGAAGACGACGGCCACGTCGGTGCGCGGCACGTCCGCCGTGGTGCGCAGCCGGTCGCCGGTGACGACGTACATCCAGGTGGCCGGCAGCAGCGCCAGCACGCATCCGGCCATCACGGCCTGCACCAGCCGCCGCTGCCCGGCACGGGTGCGCGGAAGTCTCGGTCGGCCCAGCTTCGGTCGGCGCATCGGACGGTCCCTCCCCGGTCGGCACACGGCCTGTCCTCGACCTTCAGGGACGCCCGCCCGGCCGCCGCGGTTCACTCCGCACGACGTGAGCAGCTTCACTTCGAGATGTGAAACCGCAGGTCATGCCACCTCACACCGCCCGGGTACCGCGCCGTGAACCCGGTGTAAGAACCCGTTATTCCTGCGAAACGGGGCGGCAACGTCCCGCCGCCACCATCGGTTCATGACGGCGTCGAACCACCTTCACGACGAGTCCACGACGGCCCACCTCGACAGTACGGCGCACCTCATGAACCGGATCAGCAGCCAGCTCGCCAGCCAGCTCAGCCTCGTCTCGCTCGACGGGAGCCGGCGCCCCCAGCCGCCCGCGCTCGTCGTCGTGGCCCACGGCAGCCGCGACCCGCGCGCCCTGAGCACCGTCCGCGCGCTCCTCGACCAGGTCCGCGCGCTGCGCCCCGGCCTGCCGGTCCACCTCGGCCACATCGAGCTGAACGAGCCCCTGCTCCCCGACACCCTCGCCGCCCTCGGCGACCGCCGGGCGATCCTCGTCCCGCTCCTGCTGAGCCGCGGCTACCACATCAAGCGCGACATCCCCGAAATGGCCGCCGAGTCGTCGGTACGCGCACGCGTGGCCGGCGCGCTCGGCCCGCACCCCCTGCTGGTGGAGGCCCTCACGGCCCGCCTGGTGGAGGCCGGCTGGCGCACCCGCATGGACGAGCCCACGCGCCGCACCAGCGCGGTCGTCCTCGCGGCGGCGGGCTCCCGCGACCCCGAGTCCAGGGTCGACACCTCCCGCACGGCCCAGCTCCTGGCCAACCGCCTGGGCGTCCCGGTGATCCCGGCCTACGCGACGACGGCGGCTCCGACGGTGCCGGACGCGCTCGCCGCGCTGGCGGCCCGGGGCCGCACGAGGGTGGCGATCGCCTCGTACTTCACGGCGCCCGGCCGTTTCGCGACGGAGTGCGCGGAGAAGGCCCCGTGGATCGCGTCGGCTCCCCTGGGCACGCACCCGGCGATGGCGAGACTGCTCCTGCACCGCTACGACCGGACGGCGGCGACGCCGGTGACGACGACGGCGGAACTGGCGACCGCCTAGGACGCCGGGGGAGGTGCCCGACTCAGGGGCGCGGGGAACTGCGCGACCAGCCACCGACGACCCGCACCCGCCGACTCAACAGCACCCGGCGGACGCGAAGCCGCACCCGGCAGACGCAAAGCCGCACTCCGTTTGTCACCCCCTGCCCGTACTGTCGAGTCATGCCGTACGACCTGCAGTCACTCGAACGCTGGGCCCCCGAACCGGACAAGCGCCCCGGCCGGACCGCCTTCCAACGGGACCGCGCCCGAATCCTGCATTCCGCCGCGCTGAGAAGGCTCGCCGGCAAAACCCAGGTCGTGACACCGGGAACCCACAGCAACGCATGGGACCCGAGCCCCCGAACCCGCCTGACCCACTCCCTGGAGTGCGCCCAGGTCGGCCGCGAACTCGGCGCGGCCCTCGGCTGCGACCCCGACCTCGTGGAGGCCGCCTGCCTCTCCCACGACCTCGGCCACCCACCCTTCGGCCACAACGGCGAAGTCGCACTGAACGAGTTCGCCGAGGACTGCGGCGGCTTCGAGGGCAACGCCCAGTCCCTGCGCCTGCTCACCCGCATCGAGCCCAAGCGGTTCACCCCGGAGGGCTCCGTCGGCCTCAACCTCACCCGCGCCACCCTCGACGCCGCCACCAAGTACCCCTGGCCCCGCGGCGCCCACCCCACCGACCCGGGGTCCGTGAAGTTCGGTGTCTACGACGACGACAGGCCCGTCTTCGACTGGGTCCGCAAGGACGCCCCCGGCACCCGCACCACCTTCGAGGCCCAGGTCATGGACTGGTCCGACGACGTGGCGTACTCCGTGCACGACGTCGAGGACGGCCTGCACGCCGGCCACATCGACCCCAACTGCCTGCACGCCGAACCCGAACGCCGCGAGATCTTCGCCGTCGCCATCGGCCGCTACGTCCCCGAGGACACCGACCCCGCCGAGCTCGCCGCCGCCCTCGACCGGCTCCAGGACGCCCCCTGGTGGCCGCACGGCTACGACGGCTCGGCCGTCGCCCAGGCCCGTCTGAAGGACGCCACCAGCCAGCTCATCGGCCGCTTCTGCCTGGCCGCCGAGACCGCCACGCGCGCCGCCCACGGAGACGGCCGGCTCACCCGCTACGGCGCCGAACTCGTCGTACCCCGCCCGACCCGCCTGGAGTGCGCGGTCCTCAAGGCCGTCGCCGACCGGTACGTCATGCAGCGCGCCGAGCAGGAGCGGCTCCGTGCCGACCAGCGGATCGTCGTCGCCGAACTGGCCGAGGCGCTCACCGCCCGCGCGCCCGAGGGACTCGACCCGCAGTTCCGGGCCCTGTTCGACGCGGCCGGCGACGATCGCGCCCGCAAGCGCGTGATCGTCGACCAGATCGCGTCCCTCACGGACGCCTCGGCGCGTGCCCTGCACGGGCGGCTCACCCGCCGGGCGTGAGCGCCGGTGCCGTCACCCCCGTGCGACGGGTGAGACACCGGGGGCGAACGGGCACTCGAAAGTGACCCTGCGTGGCCTGATCGGGTCACCCCCTCTTCCCGCATCACGCTGCGTGCGGGACGCTCATGTGGCGGCACCCTTACGAGGAGGCATCAAGTGGTCGACGCGGATCAGACATTCGTCATCGTCGGAGGAGGGCTCGCCGGCGCCAAGGCGGCCGAGACGCTCCGGGCCGAGGGCTTCACCGGGCGGGTGATACTGATCTGCGACGAGCGCGACCACCCGTACGAGCGACCGCCGCTGTCCAAGGGCTACCTCCTCGGCAAGGAGGAGCGCGACAGCGTCTTCGTGCACGAACCCGCCTGGTACGCGCGCAACGACATCGAGCTGCACCTCGGCCAGACCGTCGACGCGATCGACCGTACGGCGAAGACGGTGCGGTTCGGCGAGGACGGCACCGTCGTCCACTACGACAAGCTCCTGCTGGCCACCGGTGCCGAGCCGCGCCGCCTCGACATCCCGGGCACCGACCTGGCCGGAGTGCACCACCTGCGCCGCCTCGCGCACGCCGAGCGCCTCAAGGGCGTCCTCGCCTCCCTCGGCCGGGAGAACGGCCACATCGTGATCGCCGGCGCCGGCTGGATCGGCCTGGAGGTCGCCGCGGCGGCCCGTGAGTACGGCGCCGAGGTCACCGTCATCGAGCCCGAGCCGACCCCGCTGCACGGCGTCCTCGGCCCCGAGCTGGGCGGCCTCTTCGCCGAGCTGCACCGGGAGCGCGGGGTGCGGTTC
The DNA window shown above is from Streptomyces chartreusis and carries:
- a CDS encoding SanA/YdcF family protein, producing MRRPKLGRPRLPRTRAGQRRLVQAVMAGCVLALLPATWMYVVTGDRLRTTADVPRTDVAVVFGAGLWDGEPSPYLAHRLDAAAELYRAGRIKVVLVTGDNSRKDYDEPDAMRTYLTRHGVPDAHIVSDYAGFDTWDSCVRARKIFGVHEAVLISQGFHIRRAVALCEEAGVASYGVGVQDKHDMTWYYGGTREILAAGKAALDAVFEPDPHFLGREEPGVANALAARR
- a CDS encoding sirohydrochlorin chelatase: MTASNHLHDESTTAHLDSTAHLMNRISSQLASQLSLVSLDGSRRPQPPALVVVAHGSRDPRALSTVRALLDQVRALRPGLPVHLGHIELNEPLLPDTLAALGDRRAILVPLLLSRGYHIKRDIPEMAAESSVRARVAGALGPHPLLVEALTARLVEAGWRTRMDEPTRRTSAVVLAAAGSRDPESRVDTSRTAQLLANRLGVPVIPAYATTAAPTVPDALAALAARGRTRVAIASYFTAPGRFATECAEKAPWIASAPLGTHPAMARLLLHRYDRTAATPVTTTAELATA
- a CDS encoding deoxyguanosinetriphosphate triphosphohydrolase, with amino-acid sequence MPYDLQSLERWAPEPDKRPGRTAFQRDRARILHSAALRRLAGKTQVVTPGTHSNAWDPSPRTRLTHSLECAQVGRELGAALGCDPDLVEAACLSHDLGHPPFGHNGEVALNEFAEDCGGFEGNAQSLRLLTRIEPKRFTPEGSVGLNLTRATLDAATKYPWPRGAHPTDPGSVKFGVYDDDRPVFDWVRKDAPGTRTTFEAQVMDWSDDVAYSVHDVEDGLHAGHIDPNCLHAEPERREIFAVAIGRYVPEDTDPAELAAALDRLQDAPWWPHGYDGSAVAQARLKDATSQLIGRFCLAAETATRAAHGDGRLTRYGAELVVPRPTRLECAVLKAVADRYVMQRAEQERLRADQRIVVAELAEALTARAPEGLDPQFRALFDAAGDDRARKRVIVDQIASLTDASARALHGRLTRRA
- a CDS encoding NAD(P)/FAD-dependent oxidoreductase; protein product: MVDADQTFVIVGGGLAGAKAAETLRAEGFTGRVILICDERDHPYERPPLSKGYLLGKEERDSVFVHEPAWYARNDIELHLGQTVDAIDRTAKTVRFGEDGTVVHYDKLLLATGAEPRRLDIPGTDLAGVHHLRRLAHAERLKGVLASLGRENGHIVIAGAGWIGLEVAAAAREYGAEVTVIEPEPTPLHGVLGPELGGLFAELHRERGVRFHFGRRLTEIVGQDGMVLAARTDDGEEHPAHDVLAAIGAAPRIGLAEAAGLEIADRAHGRGVVVDERLRTSDPDIYAAGDVASFPHALFDTRLRVEHWANALNGGPVAARAMLERDVTYDRVPYFFSDQYDLGMEYSGWAPPGSYDEVVIRGDAGKREFIAFWMKDGRVLAGMNVNVWDVTEPIQRLIRSKAQVNAESLADPHIPLENLAP